The following coding sequences are from one Paenibacillus sp. FSL R5-0912 window:
- a CDS encoding GNAT family N-acetyltransferase — protein sequence MKIQGSEVTLVAPTEALREPYLAFYEEWKASGESFVPWVVEIDPADFAGMLQSLREHAGGVNIKDGWVSSSTFWLVTTDQRVVGAVNIRHRLTETLLRTGGHIGYGVVPSERRRGYASELLRQALLKAGELGIKKALVVCDAVNTASERTIRKNGGIEDSEYIEEDGNVIRRFWIETE from the coding sequence ATGAAGATCCAAGGCAGCGAGGTAACCTTAGTGGCGCCTACAGAAGCTCTCAGAGAGCCCTATCTGGCATTTTATGAAGAGTGGAAGGCCAGCGGAGAATCATTCGTTCCCTGGGTAGTCGAGATCGATCCTGCTGACTTTGCCGGTATGCTTCAGTCTCTGCGTGAGCATGCCGGTGGTGTGAATATCAAAGACGGATGGGTGAGCAGTTCAACCTTCTGGCTGGTGACAACGGATCAGCGGGTGGTAGGTGCCGTGAACATCAGACACCGGCTGACGGAAACTTTACTTCGTACAGGCGGGCATATCGGCTATGGCGTGGTCCCTTCGGAGCGCAGACGGGGCTATGCCAGTGAACTTCTGAGGCAGGCTCTCCTGAAGGCTGGGGAACTGGGTATAAAGAAGGCGCTCGTGGTCTGCGACGCCGTCAATACAGCTTCAGAGCGGACGATCCGCAAGAATGGCGGAATAGAGGATAGCGAATATATCGAGGAGGACGGGAATGTCATCCGGCGTTTTTGGATAGAGACGGAATAA
- the whiA gene encoding DNA-binding protein WhiA translates to MSFAALTKKELTMVESQPCCEKAEMSALIRMNGSVQLSSKKVVLDISTENAAIARRVYSLLKKYYQVHIELLVRKKMRLKKNNVYIVRIPNRVQEILKDLRIVSEGFIFTDGIDDEIVGKNCCKRAYLRGAFMAGGSVNNPEGSSYHLEIASMYEEHCKALVELAGEFHLNARCIERKKGFILYIKEGEKIIEFLSLIGAHQALFKFEDVRIMRDMRNSVNRIVNCETANLNKTISAAVRQIENIKLLQREVGLESLPDKLREVAEIRLAHPDINLKEVGDMLGGTVSKSGVNHRLRKIDELADKVRGS, encoded by the coding sequence TTGTCTTTTGCGGCCCTTACCAAAAAAGAGCTGACGATGGTCGAGAGCCAGCCCTGCTGTGAGAAAGCGGAAATGTCAGCGCTGATCCGGATGAATGGTTCGGTGCAGCTTTCGAGCAAAAAGGTTGTTCTCGACATTTCGACGGAGAACGCCGCGATTGCAAGGCGGGTATATTCTTTACTTAAGAAATATTACCAGGTCCATATCGAGCTGCTCGTGCGTAAAAAAATGCGTTTGAAGAAGAATAACGTCTATATCGTAAGAATCCCAAACCGGGTTCAGGAGATCCTGAAGGATCTGCGGATTGTCTCGGAAGGCTTCATCTTCACCGATGGGATCGATGATGAAATCGTCGGCAAGAACTGCTGCAAGCGTGCTTACTTGCGCGGGGCCTTCATGGCTGGCGGTTCGGTGAATAATCCGGAGGGTTCCTCGTACCATCTGGAAATTGCTTCGATGTATGAGGAGCACTGTAAGGCGCTCGTGGAGCTGGCTGGTGAATTTCACCTGAATGCCCGCTGCATAGAACGCAAGAAAGGCTTCATCCTATACATCAAGGAAGGCGAGAAGATTATTGAATTCTTAAGTTTGATCGGAGCCCATCAGGCGCTGTTCAAATTTGAGGATGTGCGGATCATGCGCGATATGCGCAATTCGGTCAACCGGATCGTCAACTGCGAAACGGCCAATCTTAACAAAACGATCAGCGCTGCGGTACGCCAGATCGAGAATATCAAGCTGCTGCAGCGTGAGGTGGGACTGGAAAGCTTGCCGGATAAGCTGCGCGAGGTTGCAGAAATCAGACTTGCACACCCGGATATCAACCTGAAGGAAGTCGGCGATATGCTGGGCGGCACCGTCAGTAAATCAGGCGTAAACCACCGTTTGCGCAAAATTGATGAGCTGGCTGACAAGGTGCGGGGCAGTTGA
- a CDS encoding HPr family phosphocarrier protein encodes MTKHPVVVRLKTGLHARPAALFVQEANKFSSEIFVEKDDKKVNAKSIMGIMSLAISSGTEIYISADGADAEQAVTALTSLVSKEELENQ; translated from the coding sequence ATGACAAAGCACCCGGTAGTTGTTCGGTTGAAGACGGGGCTCCATGCTCGGCCGGCAGCATTGTTTGTGCAAGAAGCTAATAAGTTTTCGTCGGAGATTTTCGTGGAAAAAGACGATAAAAAAGTTAACGCCAAAAGTATCATGGGCATTATGAGCCTTGCAATCAGTTCCGGTACGGAGATTTATATCAGCGCAGATGGCGCAGATGCGGAACAAGCTGTAACCGCTTTGACAAGTCTTGTAAGTAAGGAAGAACTCGAGAATCAATAA
- a CDS encoding gluconeogenesis factor YvcK family protein, whose translation MGGGTGLSVMLRGLKEKPLDITAIVTVADDGGSSGILRSELQMPPPGDIRNVLTAMADVEPLMAQIMRYRFSTGEGLAGHSLGNLILAALTDISGDFVTAVRELSRLFAVRGRVLPAAGEAVVLHAEMSDGTLITGESKIPEAGGIIKRVFLEPADVEPLPEALEAIRNADAILLGPGSLYTSILPNLLVPKLAEAVVASDAIKIFVCNVMTQPGETDNYTVSDHLQAVYDHIGLHLFDYVIVNDGEIPEQVQIKYAEKGARPVQLDRDVVDGNGYKVIADKLVLFKTYLRHDTDKLSHHIFQLVQDWIDRKS comes from the coding sequence ATGGGCGGCGGTACCGGGCTGTCTGTTATGCTTCGGGGGTTGAAGGAGAAGCCGCTGGATATTACGGCTATCGTAACCGTGGCAGATGACGGGGGGAGCTCCGGGATTCTGCGCAGCGAGCTACAAATGCCGCCTCCGGGAGATATCCGTAACGTACTGACGGCTATGGCCGATGTAGAGCCTCTGATGGCGCAGATCATGCGCTACCGTTTCAGTACCGGAGAGGGTCTCGCCGGGCACAGCCTGGGCAATCTAATTCTGGCAGCGCTGACAGACATCTCCGGTGATTTCGTTACTGCGGTCAGAGAGCTAAGCCGCCTTTTCGCCGTCCGTGGCCGGGTGCTGCCCGCTGCTGGCGAAGCGGTGGTACTGCACGCCGAGATGTCGGATGGAACCCTGATTACCGGCGAATCCAAAATACCGGAGGCCGGCGGTATAATCAAACGTGTGTTTCTGGAGCCCGCCGATGTGGAGCCTCTGCCGGAGGCACTGGAAGCGATCCGGAATGCGGATGCCATTCTGCTCGGTCCGGGCAGTCTGTATACAAGCATTCTGCCGAATCTGCTGGTGCCGAAGCTGGCTGAAGCCGTTGTGGCCTCGGATGCGATCAAAATATTCGTATGCAATGTAATGACCCAGCCAGGTGAAACGGATAATTATACGGTCAGTGATCATCTTCAAGCGGTATATGACCATATCGGACTGCATCTGTTCGATTATGTAATTGTGAACGATGGAGAGATCCCGGAGCAGGTACAGATCAAATATGCCGAGAAAGGCGCACGTCCGGTGCAGCTTGACCGCGATGTCGTTGACGGCAACGGATATAAGGTGATTGCCGACAAACTGGTATTATTTAAAACTTATTTGCGGCATGATACAGATAAGCTTAGCCACCATATTTTCCAGCTGGTTCAGGATTGGATTGACAGAAAGAGTTAA